The nucleotide window GACTGCGAGACGCCTTGAACAGACAGCCTTGCGGCATTCGGTGGACGAAGGGATTCTGTCGGGGGACGCGGTCGGACCGGCGGGTTTATTAGCCCTCGCTCGCCCGTTCGCAAAGCCTGATGGACAATCTTTCACACTATCTACTCCTTGGGGTTTTCAAAGAGGGTTGAAATGAGAGAAAAACCCTTGTGATTATAGAAAACACCGAAAAAAATCGGAACCCTTAGGATTCCGATTGAAATGCCCCTGAAGTATGGCGCGCCGGACAAGATTCGAACTCGTGACCTGCGGTTCCGTAGACCGCCGCTCTATCCATCTGAGCTACCGGCGCGCGTATCGGGCGTCGCTGCCACATTCCTCCGGTCCCCTGCGCGATCTGCAAAGACCTCGAAAATGGCGGTGGGTGAGGGATTCGAACCCTCGAGGGAGGTTTGGGCCCCCCTACTCGCTTAGCAGGCGAGCGCCTTCGACCTACTCGGCCAACCCACCAAGGACAGCGCGCTCTATTTTATAAAAGGGCTGTATGACTGTCAATAGCCCAGTGACAAAAGAAGCAGCCTACTCCTCTTCTTTTTCCTCTTCAGGAGCGGGGGAGTCCGACTCCTCCACTCCCTCCCCGGCCGCGGGCGACTCAAGGCCGGCGGTCTCCTCCGGCGCAGCCTCGTCCTCCGCCTCCGCGGGCGGTTCCGGCACGTGGAACAGTTCAAGGTCGTGAACGACCACCGTCGCTCCATCCCTCAGCTCTCTGAAGAAGGTCTCGACGGACATCCTCTTCTTCTCCTCGAGGATTATGGCCTTGACGTCGTCTCCCACCTCTTCGAAGGCCACGGTCGACTCCTCGATCTTCTCCCTCTTGATTCCGACGAAGAAGTCACCGTCCTCCATCTTCGCCGGGCCGCCCACCGATTCAAGCCCCAGGGGTGCTAAAAGGCCCAGCTTATCCTTGAAGGAGGAGTCAGCCATGAAAACCGGCCCCGTGTCCAGGGTGCTCGTGATCAAGTCGTCCGATGCAACGGCACCGACCACTTCCTTCCACTCGCCGCCGAGCTTTATCGCCTCAACCGCCCTGACGGCCGCGGCCTCGTCCTTGAACCTGGCGTAGTCCACCTTGAAGCCGGCCGGGGAGTGGAACAGGAGTTCCTTCATCTTCTCGTAGAAGTCGAGGGCCTCCTCTTCGGTGGCCTCGAGCCCCTCGGAGGCACGCTCCACAACCTTGCCCTGGACTATCTGGGCGGCGATGCTCTCCCTCAACTCGGCCATCTTGACGCCGCTCTGGTCGAGATACTGCATGAAGGCCTCCTTGGTGGGAAACTGGTCGGAGACCTCGCGGATGGCCTGGTCTATCTCGGCATCGGTCGCGTCGAGGCCGGACTCTTTGGCCTCGACCGCCAGGCGCTGATTTGTCACGATGCCGTCCAGGGCGGCCCTGTAAAGCCTTGGAATGTCCTCAGGCTTGATATCGCGGACGTCCATCCTGCCGACCAGGTCCCTTACGCTCCGGTCCAGCGTCGAGCGTAACAACGACTTGCCATCTATCTCGGCAACAACGTAGTCGCCGCCCTCGCTTCCCTCGGGTGCGCGACCCTTCCGCGCGCCCTCGAAGCCGTACATCCCGAATACCGAGATCACGAACAGCACGGCTATGGCGATCATTATCCAGCGCATCTGAGACCTGAGGGTCTTCATCAACAAGCTGCATCTTCCTCTCTTTTGAAATCCGATCTCCAATGGAGGATTTTACCACAGAAGAGGTGATTCTTTACTACACCTCCGACAGGTTTTTCCCCATTTTCGCCTCGGCTTTAAGCGGAACCGACAGGGTCGCCGCACCTTCCATTATCCTGACGAGCTCCGCTTCTACCTCGACGGCTTTCTCAACGGGGCATTCACAGACAAGCGAGTCGTGCACCTGCAGCATAAGACGGACGCTTCTGTCGCTGGAGTACCGGCGGCTGAAGTCTATCATGGCCCTTCGGGCTATGTCCGCCGCGCTACCCTGGATCGGGGTGTTCACCGCGACCCTGCGCAAAGCGTCCCTGTCTCTCGGACTGGTGGCGACCTCGTCCAACGGGCGAACGCGCCCCGCGATGGTCTTCGTGTATCCGCGCTCCTTCGCCTCGTTATAACCGGCCTCGAGATAGTCCTTCACCCCGGGAAGCGCTCCGAAGTAGCGCCCTATTATCGACGCGGCCTCTTGACGCCCTATGGACAGGCGACTTGCCAGGCCGAAGGTGCTCATTCCGTACAGCAGGCCGAAGTTGATCATCTTCGCCACTCGCCTCAGCTCCGGCGTGACCAGGCCCGGCTCGGTCGAGAAGACCCACGAGGCCGTCTCCGTGTGAATGTCCCTGCCCGACGCGAAGGCGTCCAGCAGGCGCTTGTCGCCGCTTAAGTGGGCGAGGATGCGAAGCTCTATCTGCGAGTAGTCGGCCGCGATGAACATTCGCCCCTCTTCGTGGGGCATCAGGCTCTCCTTGACCCGCACGGCCCAATGGCCGAAGGTCGGCAAATTTTGCAGGTTGGGCTCCCTGCTGCTCAGCCTGCCCGTCCCGGTCACGGCAGGCTCGAAGATGCCGTGTATCACGCCCTTCCCAAATTCCGCCGCCTTCGCCAGAGGCTGCACAAAGCCGGACAGCATCTTCGACAGCTCCCGGTGCTCCATCAGGAGGTTCGGAACCTCGTCGAACGGAGGGCCGAGAGAAGACAGCCCCTCCAGCACGGAGATGTCCGTGGAGTACCCCGTCTTGGTCTTTTTCCCGGGGGGCAGGCCGAGCTTCTCGAAGAGCAGCCAGGCGACCTGCTTGGGGGAGTTCAGATTTATCCTCTCCCCGGCCTTCGACGCGATATCCTCCTCTATGCCGGACAGGCGCCCCGACAGGTCCGAGTCGAGAGAAAAAAGCGCATCCGACGAGCATCTTATTCCGTATCGCTCCATCTCCACCAGCACGGGGATAAGCGGCATATCAAGCCCGAGCATCAACTCCTCGAGCCCTGGATAGCCTTTCATTCGCTCGCTCATGGCACCGTACTCGCCCGCAAGAAGCCCCGCCCGTCCCTCGGGCGGGAGATCCGCATAGCCCTCCATGACGGTCTCCGGCGCGTGATGCGTCGCATCGGGGTGAAGCAGGTAGTGGGCCGTCTTGAAGTCCCGCGCGAGCTCGAGCGGTACGAATCCCGGGCCGAAGCAGGCCGCGGCCTCCTTGAAGTCGGGCATCAGCACAGGCGCACCCGCCTCCGAGAGCCGGGCGAAGAGCTCGCCTCTCTCCTCGGCGGCGACCCTCCGAATCTCCCCCTCTCCCTCGCGGAGGAACAGCTCGGATGCGGAAAGATGCATCGGGTACCTGCCCTCGATCACGGGCAGAAGGACGATCCCCTCAAAGGAGGCGCCGCCCGGTGCCGATTCTCTCTCCGCGCCGGGCCCGTCCCTCTCTTGCAGGAACCTCGACGCCAAACTCTTCAGCCCGAGGCGACGGCAAAGCTTAAGAAACCTCTCAGTATCGGCGGGACGAGGCTCGTACACCGAGAGGTCCTCCTCCGTATCGCAGAGCAACCTCGTCAGCTCGCGGCTTTTGAACGCCTGCTCGCGGTTCCCCTCCAGCCTGGTCTTCATCGCGCCCTTCAGCTCGGCCAGGTTATCGTAAATGCCCTCCAGGGTGACGTATTTTCCCAGCAGCTTCCTGGCCGTCTTGTCACCTACC belongs to Synergistaceae bacterium and includes:
- a CDS encoding DNA polymerase I gives rise to the protein MKKKKLLLVDGHGLAFRAFYAIRELNAPDGTPTNAIVGFFNMLQKIKDEWEPDLYGIIFDAPGPTFRHEAYEDYKAGRKPTPPEFKTQLPLILELLDVMGAPVVVRDGVEADDVIASSACAAAEQGMDTLVLSSDKDVLQILDREIEVLRPVRGISSFVKMDGGSFTEEYGFPPSSMPDYLALLGDTVDNVPGVPGVGDKTARKLLGKYVTLEGIYDNLAELKGAMKTRLEGNREQAFKSRELTRLLCDTEEDLSVYEPRPADTERFLKLCRRLGLKSLASRFLQERDGPGAERESAPGGASFEGIVLLPVIEGRYPMHLSASELFLREGEGEIRRVAAEERGELFARLSEAGAPVLMPDFKEAAACFGPGFVPLELARDFKTAHYLLHPDATHHAPETVMEGYADLPPEGRAGLLAGEYGAMSERMKGYPGLEELMLGLDMPLIPVLVEMERYGIRCSSDALFSLDSDLSGRLSGIEEDIASKAGERINLNSPKQVAWLLFEKLGLPPGKKTKTGYSTDISVLEGLSSLGPPFDEVPNLLMEHRELSKMLSGFVQPLAKAAEFGKGVIHGIFEPAVTGTGRLSSREPNLQNLPTFGHWAVRVKESLMPHEEGRMFIAADYSQIELRILAHLSGDKRLLDAFASGRDIHTETASWVFSTEPGLVTPELRRVAKMINFGLLYGMSTFGLASRLSIGRQEAASIIGRYFGALPGVKDYLEAGYNEAKERGYTKTIAGRVRPLDEVATSPRDRDALRRVAVNTPIQGSAADIARRAMIDFSRRYSSDRSVRLMLQVHDSLVCECPVEKAVEVEAELVRIMEGAATLSVPLKAEAKMGKNLSEV